The following proteins are encoded in a genomic region of Ictalurus furcatus strain D&B chromosome 6, Billie_1.0, whole genome shotgun sequence:
- the atp1a1b gene encoding sodium/potassium-transporting ATPase subunit alpha-1b yields the protein MGHGGGGRDQYDLAATSEQSGKKKNKNRKDMDELKKEVDLDDHKLSLDELHRKYGTDLSKGLTTTRAQEILARDGPNALTPPPTTPEWVKFCKQMFGGFSMLLWTGALLCFLAYGILVAMEDEPVNDNLYLGVVLSAVVIVTGCFSYYQEAKSSKIMDSFKNLVPQQALVIRDGEKSMINAEDVVLGDLVEVKGGDRIPADLRIISAHGCKVDNSSLTGESEPQTRSPDFSNDNPLETRNIAFFSTNCVEGTARGIVISTGDHTVMGRIATLASGLEVGRTPISIEIEHFIHIITGVAVILGLSFFILSLILGYSWLEAVIFLIGIIVANVPEGLLATVTVCLTLTAKRMAKKNCLVKNLEAVETLGSTSTICSDKTGTLTQNRMTVAHMWFDNQIHEADTTENQSGASFDRSSLTWTSLARIAGLCNRAVFLAEQTDVPILKRDVAGDASESALLKCIELCCGSVKEMRDRHKKMAEIPFNSTNKYQLSVHKNPDSASDSKYLLVMKGAPERILDRCSTIMIQGKDQPLDDDMREAFQNAYLELGGLGERVLGFCHLYLPEEQFPEGFQFDTDHENFPTENLCFVGLMSMIDPPRAAVPDAVGKCRSAGIKVIMVTGDHPITAKAIAKGVGIISEGNETIEDIAARLNIPINEVNPRDAKACVVHGGDLKDLSSEQLDDILKYHTEIVFARTSPQQKLIIVEGCQRQGAIVAVTGDGVNDSPALKKADIGVAMGIAGSDVSKQAADMILLDDNFASIVTGVEEGRLIFDNLKKSIAYTLTSNIPEITPFLFFIIANIPLPLGTVTILCIDLGTDMVPAISLAYEAAESDIMKRQPRNPKTDKLVNERLISIAYGQIGMIQALAGFFTYFVILAENGFLPSSLLGIRVYWDDRYMNDLEDSYGQQWTYEQRKIVEFTCHTAFFTSIVIVQWADLIICKTRRNSVFQQGMKNKILIFGLFEETALAAFLSYCPGMDVALRMYPLKPNWWFCAFPYSLLIFIYDEIRKLILRRYPGGWVERETYY from the exons ATGGGACACGGA GGAGGAGGACGAGATCAATATGACCTGGCAGCAACGTCAGAGCAAAGtgggaagaaaaagaacaagaacaggAAAGATATGGATGAGCTGAAAAAGGAAGTGGATTTG GATGATCACAAGCTGAGCTTAGATGAGCTTCATCGTAAATATGGCACAGATTTGAGCAAG GGCCTTACAACCACACGTGCACAAGAAATTCTTGCCCGTGATGGCCCCAAtgccctcactcctccaccTACCACACCGGAGTGGGTGAAATTCTGTAAGCAGATGTTTGGAGGCTTCTCCATGCTGCTGTGGACTGGCGCTCTTCTCTGCTTCCTTGCTTATGGTATCCTAGTTGCAATGGAAGATGAACCAGTCAATGACAAT CTGTATTTGGGAGTTGTGCTTTCAGCTGTTGTCATCGTCACTGGTTGCTTCTCATACTACCAAGAGGCCAAGAGCTCGAAAATCATGGACTCCTTCAAGAACCTGGTGCCCCAG CAAGCTTTGGTTATCCGTGACGGTGAGAAAAGTATGATTAATGCTGAGGATGTGGTTCTGGGTGATCTGGTGGAGGTAAAAGGTGGAGACAGGATACCAGCCGACCTGCGTATCATTTCTGCACATGGTTGTAAG GTGGACAACTCATCTCTTACCGGAGAGTCAGAACCTCAGACTCGTTCTCCAGATTTCTCCAACGATAACCCTCTAGAGACCAGGAATATTGCTTTCTTCTCTACCAACTGTGTGGAAG GCACTGCGCGTGGTATTGTCATCAGCACTGGCGACCATACTGTCATGGGTCGAATTGCCACACTTGCTTCTGGTCTTGAGGTGGGCAGGACGCCCATCTCTATCGAAATTGAGCACTTCATCCACATCATAACAGGCGTGGCTGTCATTCTTGGACTTTccttcttcattctctctcttatCTTGGGCTACAGCTGGCTTGAAGCAGTCATTTTCCTTATTGGAATCATTGTTGCTAATGTGCCTGAAGGTCTTCTTGCCACTGTTAct GTGTGTCTCACATTGACAGCAAAACGCATGGCAAAGAAGAACTGCCTGGTGAAGAACCTTGAGGCTGTGGAAACCCTGGGCTCCACATCGACCATCTGCTCAGACAAGACAGGAACCTTGACCCAGAACCGCATGACTGTTGCCCACATGTGGTTTGACAACCAGATCCATGAAGCTGACACCACAGAAAACCAGAGCGGAGCCAGCTTTGATCGAAGCTCACTCACCTGGACCTCCCTGGCACGCATTGCTGGGCTTTGCAATAGGGCTGTTTTCTTAGCAGAGCAAACTGATGTTCCTATTTTAAAG AGAGATGTTGCTGGAGATGCCTCAGAGTCTGCCCTCCTGAAGTGTATTGAACTTTGTTGTGGATCTGTGAAAGAGATGAGGGACAGACATAAAAAAATGGCAGAAATCCCCTTCAACTCAACTAATAAATACCAG CTCTCAGTACACAAGAACCCAGATTCTGCATCGGATTCCAAATACTTGCTTGTAATGAAAGGAGCACCAGAGAGAATTCTGGACCGCTGCAGCACCATAATGATACAAGGAAAAGATCAGCCTCTGGATGACGACATGAGAGAAGCTTTTCAGAATGCGTACCTGGAGCTGGGAGGGCTTGGAGAGAGAGTACTGG GATTTTGCCACTTGTACTTGCCTGAGGAACAGTTTCCAGAGGGCTTCCAGTTTGATACAGATCATGAGAACTTTCCTACCGAGAATCTATGCTTTGTTGGTCTCATGTCCATGATTGATCCCCCACGAGCAGCAGTACCAGATGCTGTAGGAAAATGCAGGAGTGCTGGTATTAAG GTTATAATGGTCACTGGTGACCATCCAATCACTGCTAAGGCTATTGCCAAAGGTGTTGGGATTATCTCTGAGGGCAATGAGACTATCGAGGATATTGCTGCACGCTTGAACATTCCTATCAATGAAGTCAATCCAAG agaTGCTAAAGCATGTGTGGTCCATGGTGGAGATCTTAAAGACCTTAGTTCTGAACAACTAGATGACATCCTAAAATATCACACAGAGATTGTGTTTGCTAGAACCTCACCCCAGCAGAAACTGATCATTGTTGAAGGGTGTCAGCGCCag GGAGCCATTGTGGCTGTTACAGGTGATGGTGTGAATGATTCTCCTGCACTGAAGAAAGCTGATATTGGCGTTGCTATGGGCATTGCTGGCTCGGATGTATCCAAGCAGGCTGCTGACATGATACTTCTTGATGACAACTTTGCATCAATTGTGACTGGAGTAGAAGAAG GCCGGCTGATCTTTGACAACCTGAAGAAGTCCATTGCATACACTTTGACCAGTAACATCCCTGAGATCACACCTTTTCTGTTCTTCATCATTGCTAATATCCCTCTGCCACTGGGAACTGTCACCATTCTATGTATTGACCTTGGAACAGACATG GTCCCAGCTATTTCCCTGGCATATGAAGCTGCTGAGAGTGATATCATGAAGAGACAGCCCAGAAAccccaaaacagacaaactaGTAAATGAAAGACTCATTAGTATTGCATATGGCCAAATAG GTATGATACAGGCGCTAGCTGGCTTCTTCACATATTTTGTCATCTTGGCTGAAAATGGGTTCCTGCCATCAAGTCTACTTGGAATTCGTGTGTATTGGGATGACAGATACATGAATGATCTTGAGGACAGCTATGGGCAGCAGTGG ACATATGAACAGAGAAAGATTGTGGAGTTCACCTGCCACACTGCCTTCTTCACCAGCATCGTGATTGTGCAGTGGGCTGATTTGATCATCTGCAAGACCAGGAGGAACTCTGTCTTCCAGCAAGGAATGAA gaatAAAATCCTCATATTCGGATTGTTTGAGGAAACTGCTCTTGCTGCCTTCTTGTCTTACTGCCCAGGGATGGATGTGGCTCTGAGAATGTATCCACTCAA ACCCAACTGGTGGTTCTGCGCTTTCCCATACTCTCTCCTCATCTTTATCTATGATGAAATCAGAAAGCTCATCCTCCGGCGCTATCCTGGAG GctgggtggagagagagacgtaCTATTAG